The Candidatus Angelobacter sp. genomic interval ATCTGCGCCTGGGCCTGTTTCCTCTTCCAGTAATTGTCGAAGACCCTCTTCAGGTCAATGACCGCGACCTTAACTTCCGCGCGGGCGGTAGCGGTCAACAGCGACGCAGCCACGAGTGCGACAAGGATTTTGACGGATTTGCCTGTGTTCATTTTCATGCGCGAAGCGGGTTAGAATGGGCGTGAGTAGCCGACACTGAACTGGAACCGGCCTGAGCCGCTGGTGTCAGAGCCGTGGGTGATGGGAAACGCGTAATCCAGCCGCAACGGCGCCGGGCCGAGCTGCGGGATGACCAGGCGCAAACCAATGCCCCAGTCGTCGTTGTAATTCCCGAGATTAAAGTCATAGGCTTTCGGGTAAACCATACCAATGTCGTAGAACGCAGCAAAGCGCAATCGATCAATGATGGGCACGCTGTATTCCGCGAAGCCAAACCAGTAAGTCCCGCCACCAATCGGCTCGCCAAACTCGTCCCTGGGACCAACATTGCGATATTTGTAGCCGCGCAGTGTGTTGGCGCCGCCAAGAAAAAACCGGTCGAACAGCGGCACGCGGGGCGAATCCCCATAGGCTTTCACCACGCCCACGTTCCCCCCCAGCTCGAGCACGTGCGCTTCGAAAAATCCTTTGAAATACCACGAGGATTGAAGTTCGAGTTTATAAAAGTCCGTGTCGCCGCCAAACGGCCCGCCTGCGATCGATCCACTCAGCGAGGTCATCTGGCCGCGGTTCGGAAGATAGCCGCCGCCCCGCGTGTCGTAGATGAGCGACGCGCCCACCTTGGAAACGAGGCGGTCACCCTGCTCCTGTTGCAGCGTTGGCGAAACCCCCGGACGGACGATGGTCGTCGTCTGATCGCGACCCGGCCCCGGCGTAATCACCTGGTTGGTGGCCGTCAGTCCGTCACCGAAATGGATCCCGACGTTCTCGATGGTGTAGTTGATGCCGACCCGGAATGCGTCCGTGAACAAGGCGCGCGTCAAGCCCAGCCGGGCGCCGGTTTCGAGCTGGTCGTACAAATCGCTGTAATACTGGATGTCCTTGTGAAACAGGTCCACTTCGAGTGTCAGATGGCGGTTGAGGAACCACGGTTCGACAAACGTCAGTTCGTAGTCCTCCTGCTTCGTTCCGATGGTGGCCTGGAGACGAAGCCGCTGCCCGCCCCCCGTGAAGTAAGGAGGGTTGAACAGGTCAAAATTCCCCTGCGTCATCCCGATGTAACCGAACAGCTGGTCGATGGAACTGAAGCCGGCTCCGAAATAAAAATTGCCCGACTGCCCGTCCTCCACGTCCACGACCAGGTTTTTCAGGTTTGGCACCTCGGTCGGCTCCACGCTCGTCTGCACCTTGCCCGGCGTGAAGTACTGCAACCCTTCCAGGCGCTCCTTGCTCAGCTTGACCCGGACCATGTCGAACACCTCGCCCGGCGACACCGCCAGTTCGCGCCGGATCACCCGGTCCTTGGTCTTGGTGTTCCCGCGGATTTCAATCTTTTCGATGCGGGACTGCTCTCCTTCCTCGATCTCATAAACCAGGTCCATCGTACCGCGGTCGGTATTGGCGTTTTTGATGACCCCGACGGGGACCCGCTCGTGGTCGCCCTTGCCGATGTAACCGTTGGCGCCGTAAAAATCCTCGATCGCCTGGACGTCCTTCTCCAGGCTCGGTCGGGTGTCCTTCTCGAGTCCTCCCGGCCTGAAGATTTCGCCTTCGAGCATTCGCGGCCTGACAACCCGGCCCAGGATGTTCGTTCCCCGTCGAATCTGCTCCGCGCTGAACTTGACGTTCCCCTTGAACTCGACCGATCCGACCTTGTATCGCTGTCCCTCGTAAACAACAAAGCGGATGATCATGCGCGTGGGACTGATCTGGTCCTTTCTCACCTCCTTGAGCTCGAAATCAATATAGCCCTCGTTCCAATAAAAATCCCTGAGCTTTTCCTGGTCTTCCTGAAACTGGTCCTCCTTGAGTTTGCCGCTCCCGGTCAGCCACGAAAACATCCAGTGCCGCCGGGTCTTGAGCTGTTTGCGGAGTTTTTTTTGCGTGAACGCCTGCGCGCCGACGAACTGCACGTCCACGATCCGCACCTTGGGTGCCTCCTTGATTTCAAATGTGACCGTCGCGCGTCCAAGCTGTTCGTTGATGCTTTGCTTGGCCTCGACCGTGGTCTGCTGGTAGCCCGCCTTCTCGTACAACTTTTTGATCTCCTGCGCGTCGGTGAACAGCTTGTAGTCATCGAGTGGCTGGCC includes:
- the bamA gene encoding outer membrane protein assembly factor BamA, with amino-acid sequence ATTDDIRTLTATHYFHDVRVSADQTENGGVKLIYVVQGQPSINDIRFEGNRKYSNAKLLKKVKSKAGQPLDDYKLFTDAQEIKKLYEKAGYQQTTVEAKQSINEQLGRATVTFEIKEAPKVRIVDVQFVGAQAFTQKKLRKQLKTRRHWMFSWLTGSGKLKEDQFQEDQEKLRDFYWNEGYIDFELKEVRKDQISPTRMIIRFVVYEGQRYKVGSVEFKGNVKFSAEQIRRGTNILGRVVRPRMLEGEIFRPGGLEKDTRPSLEKDVQAIEDFYGANGYIGKGDHERVPVGVIKNANTDRGTMDLVYEIEEGEQSRIEKIEIRGNTKTKDRVIRRELAVSPGEVFDMVRVKLSKERLEGLQYFTPGKVQTSVEPTEVPNLKNLVVDVEDGQSGNFYFGAGFSSIDQLFGYIGMTQGNFDLFNPPYFTGGGQRLRLQATIGTKQEDYELTFVEPWFLNRHLTLEVDLFHKDIQYYSDLYDQLETGARLGLTRALFTDAFRVGINYTIENVGIHFGDGLTATNQVITPGPGRDQTTTIVRPGVSPTLQQEQGDRLVSKVGASLIYDTRGGGYLPNRGQMTSLSGSIAGGPFGGDTDFYKLELQSSWYFKGFFEAHVLELGGNVGVVKAYGDSPRVPLFDRFFLGGANTLRGYKYRNVGPRDEFGEPIGGGTYWFGFAEYSVPIIDRLRFAAFYDIGMVYPKAYDFNLGNYNDDWGIGLRLVIPQLGPAPLRLDYAFPITHGSDTSGSGRFQFSVGYSRPF